The genomic stretch ACTATGATGCTAAGAAGAAGAGAAAAAGTAAGTACCCATTCAGTCACGAGAATCTTTACTATAATCAGGAAGAGGATTGTTTAATCTGTCCGATGGGTCAGAGAATGGATAATGTAGGAAAACGGCACAGAAAAACAGAAAATGGTTACACAATTGAGTTGAGCAGGTACAAGGCGAAGAACTGTGAGGGATGCCCACTTAGGGGAGCGTGTCACAAAGGTGCCGGAGAGAGAATTATCGAAATAAGTCATACGGGGAGAGAACTTAGACAGAAAGCAGAAGAGATACTGGAATCAGATATTGGATCAGAACTCTACAGACGGAGAAAGATAGATGTGGAGCCGGTCTTCGGAAACATAAAGCAAAACATGGGATTTACAAGGTTCACACTTCGAGGGAAGAAGGGTGTGCTGACAGAGTTGGGATTAGTGGCTTTTGCCCACAATTTTAGAAAAATAATATTAGGCAAAATGTTCGAATTTACCCCAATTCATGCTTAAAAAAGGGATAATACCCTTTTTTTGATCACAAATACAAAAAAATCATTCCGGTTAATGAACAATTACAAGTTTTGTTCAAAAAACTGGTAAAATGACAAAAAAAAGAGGCTGCTGGATAATTACTATCGAGACAGCCTCTTTTTTTGTTATCAACATTATTCATTATTTTTAAATTTCATTTACAGATAAAAATTCAAAAGAAATACCATGAGCAAGATAGAAATTAGAAAGATTGAATCTCCTTCCGAGATAATGCAATTCATTAAATTCCAGTGGAAAATCTACAAAGACTACCCGAACTGGGTGCCCCCTTTGATCATGGATCGAAAGAAAATGCTGGACAAGAAAAAGAATCCTTTCTTCCTCCATGGTTCTGCTGATTTTTTCATGGCATTCAGAGATGGTGAACCTGTCGGAAGAATTGCTGCCATTCAAAATGATCTTCACAATGAAATTCATGAAGAAAAAATCGGCTTCTTCGGGTTTTTTGAGTCAATTAATGATCAGGAAGTTGCAAATGCACTCCTTGACACAGCGAAAGAGTGGATTATGTCTCGCGGACTCACCCTCATGAGAGGACCTGCAAGTTATTCGAGTAACGACGAATGGGGAATGCTTATTTTTGGATATGATGACCCCCCTACTCTTCTTATGCCATACAACCCGCCCTACTACCATGATTTGCTTCTGAACTACGGTTTTGTTAAAGTGAAAGATTTGAATGGCTACAAAATTGTAAATGAAAAGATTATTCAGGTAAACAAAATTCCGAGGGTTGCCGCTCTCGCAACTCAGAAGTTCAATGTGAAAATCAGACAGATGGACTTGAAAAACTACAAACAGGAACTCGTTCTGATCAAACAAATCTACAACGAGAACTGGGAACGCAACTGGGGGTTTGTACCTCTTACCAACGAAGAGCTCGATGCGATGGCAGAGGACTTGAAACAGTTAGCAACTCCAAGCCTTGCCTTCTTCCTCGAGATAGATGGAAAACCTGTCGGTTTTTCACTCTCAATCCTCGACTACAATCAGATATTCAAACAGATGAACGGAAGACTCTTTCCCTTCAACTTCATTAAACTCTTTACCC from Bacteroidota bacterium encodes the following:
- a CDS encoding transposase, translated to KDATFMRMKEDHMMNGQLKAGYNVEIATNNQLVVSYDIFQKPADATTLPDVVKGIQQEYGESPEYLIADAGYGSEENYQFLHKEGIKGVIKYNYYDAKKKRKSKYPFSHENLYYNQEEDCLICPMGQRMDNVGKRHRKTENGYTIELSRYKAKNCEGCPLRGACHKGAGERIIEISHTGRELRQKAEEILESDIGSELYRRRKIDVEPVFGNIKQNMGFTRFTLRGKKGVLTELGLVAFAHNFRKIILGKMFEFTPIHA